Proteins encoded by one window of Nicotiana tabacum cultivar K326 chromosome 10, ASM71507v2, whole genome shotgun sequence:
- the LOC142165324 gene encoding secreted RxLR effector protein 161-like — MSMMGELTFFLRLQIQQSEEGTFICQTKYTKELIQKFGMSNAKFISTPMRPSTNLDKDEQGIPVDETKYHGMIGLLLYLIASQPSIMFSVCKCARFQSAPKESHLTAVKRIIRYLIGTVSHGLWYPRSNSFKLEGFSDADLAGDKDDRKSTGGTCQLLGKALISWNSKKQASVALPTTEAECIAIGQCCAQLLWISSTG, encoded by the coding sequence atgagtatgatgggagagcTAACATTCTTCCTTAGACTCCAAATTCAACAATCTGAAGAAGGAACCTTTATATGTCAGACCAAATACACAAAAGAACTGATTCAAAAATTTGGTATGAGCAATGCAAAATTCATTAGCACACCAATGAGACCTTCCACAAATCTAGACAAAGATGAACAGGGAATTCCTGTTGATGAAACTAAATATCATGGAATGATTGGATTACTGTTGTACCTGATAGCAAGTCAACCGAGTATTATGTTTAGTGTATGTAAATGTGCCAGGTTTCAGTCAGCTCCTAAGGAATCACATTTGACCGCAGTAAAAAGAATCATTCGATATCTCATTGGGACTGTATCTCATGGACTATGGTATCCTCGCTCTAACTCTTTTAAATtagaaggtttttcagatgctgACCTTGCAGGTGATAAGGACGATAGAAAAAGCACAGGAGGTACATGCCAATTATTGGGAAAGGCATTGATATCCTGGAACAGTAAAAAACAAGCATCAGTTGCATTGCCTACTACTGAAGCTGAATGCATTGCCATTGGACAATGCTGCGCACAACTACTGTGGATCTCATCAACAGGGTGA